A region from the Anomaloglossus baeobatrachus isolate aAnoBae1 chromosome 11, aAnoBae1.hap1, whole genome shotgun sequence genome encodes:
- the MRPS16 gene encoding small ribosomal subunit protein bS16m: protein MVHLSSQVLKRYHGGYVVIRMALGGCTNRPFYRIVAAHNKRARDGKHLDKLGTYDPLPNAYNEKLVSLNVDRIKYWIACGAHITKPVAKLFGLAGFFPLHPMTITGAERLKKAKEKAAAESEESPKEEAEA from the exons ATGGTTCATCTAT CGTCCCAGGTCCTGAAGCGTTATCATGGAGGTTACGTGGTGATCCGAATGGCTCTCGGGGGCTGCACCAATAGACCCTTTTATCGCATTGTGGCTGCCCATAACAAGCGGGCACGGGACGGGAAGCACTTGGACAAGCTCGGCACATACGACCCGTTACCGAACGCCTATAATGAGAAGCTGGTCAGCCTCAACGTAGATCGGATAAAATACTGGATCGCCTGCGGAGCCCATATTACCAAACCGGTGGCCAAGTTATTCG GACTCGCGGGATTTTTTCCTTTGCACCCAATGACAATTACGGGAGCCGAGAGGTTAAAAAAAGCGAAGGAGAAGGCGGCTGCAGAGTCTGAGGAAAGCCCTAAGGAGGAGGCAGAGGCCTGA